Genomic DNA from Haloarcula marina:
AGGTGCTGGATACGTACGTCGACCAGTACCGGACTGAGGCCCACGACGACGGGCGACAGCCGCTTTTCACGACGGTTCAGGGCCGACCGGCGGAGAACACCCTGCGCGTCTGGTGCTATCTCGCTACCCAGCCGTGTTTGCACGAGCTGTGTCCGCACGGGATGGAGCGAGATACCTGCGAGTTCGTCCACGTCCACCATGCGAGTAAGTGTCCGTCGTCGGTGTCGCCGCATCGGGTCAGAACGGGCAGTATCACGTGGCAACGGGACATGGGCCTCCCGGCGGAAGTCGTCGGGGAGCGCGTGAACGCAACGCTCGAAGTGATTGAATCGTACTACGACAAGGCGACGGCACGTCAGCGGTTGGAGCAACGCCGTCGGCCATACATCGAGAACCTACAACTGGAAGACTGAGACGATGAACCCACCACACTTTGTTTCGGCACGTTCGCACCGTCGGAGCGGTTGCCCACGAGGGTATTTGATTCCTCGGCGGTCCCACTCCAACTTTACTCAGACACCAACACCTGTACCCTCGGGTGCGCGAGCGGTCGCAGTACGGTGCGAATCCCGTGCTCCGCATCGATACCCCCACTGGCACTGCGATATGTTTTACCGGAGATTAGTTGTAGTTCGAATTACAATATCGAGCCATGGACGACGACAGTACGGCCGACGAGGAGACGCTCTCGGTCACGCATCCGGCGGCCAGCGATGTGTCACTCCCGCCGCGAGAAGTGTTGTCGCTCGACTACGTGTACGACGCGCTGGGCCATCCGCGTCGACGGTATCTGTGTTATACGCTGCTGGAGGACACGGAGTGGACGCTCGAAGAACTGGCGACGAAAGTCGCGGCGTGGGAACGAGACGTGCCGGAACAGGAGGTTCCGCCCACGAGTTACGAGAAGGCGTACGCCTCGCTGTATCACGCTCACGTCCCGAAGTTGGTCGACGACGACATCGTGACCTTCGAGGAGTGCACGGAGACGATACGCCCCGGACCGCACGCCGAGCAAGTCTTGTCGGCGCTCCTCGGGATGGGTGCGAGCGTCGACGCGAATCAAGAAGAACACGCCCGGAGTGACATGACCGATGAATGAGCGCGACGACGGCGTCCCAGACCGGGACCGACACGGCGGCGTTCCGGACCACGACGTGCCGTCGGCGTGGCGACAGACGGCCCAGCGACACTACGACCCCGAGGAGGGGACCGAATTCGTCACGGAAATCGTCGCGGCCATCGCGGCGGCCCGGGAGGTCGGCCTTCACGAGGTGAAGTCGCCGCCGCTGTACGAGTGTATCGACGCACCCGCGCTCGAACGGACGTTCTTCGAGAGTCCAGCACACCGGTTCCAGTACGAGGACGGCGCGGTCGAATTCCGGTACGCGGAGTTTCTCGTCAGGGTGCAAAACGACGGCTGGATTACCGTCTTCGCGGCAGGCGAAGACGCGAGCTAACGGGCCGAGACGACGCGTTTTTCCTCCTGAGGCCGCTATATCGTTCCGATGACCGACCTCCCGGACGACGTGAGAGAGACCTTCGACCGCCGCGACGGATTCGTGCCCGACGGCGACGGGTACGCGCTGGAGACGACGCGCTTCGACGGGCGCGTGACCGCGAGCGAGGGCGAGACGTGGGCGACGAACTACGCGGTGACCGTCCGCGCGCCGTCGTTGCAGGCGTCGACGGCCGACGAGGTCGGACCGGCGGTCAGGGACGGGTGGTTCGAGACGTTCGAACGGCGTCTCGAAGACGCGCCGAAGGCCACCCGCGTCGCCGTCGAACTCGACGAATACACCGTGGAACGCGACGGCGAGGACGTGCTCGTCACCTACCGGTTCAGTCTCGGCGGCGAACGCGAGGCCGCCGACGCGGCGAAAGCGTTCGTAGAGTACGTCGAGGGGACCTACGTCGAAGGTATCGTCCCCGGGTACGACTACGTGGGGACGGTCGCGGAACTGATGAACTCGGCCAGCACGGGCGGCAGCGAGGGGACGCGCGGCGGGACGCCGCTGTAGCGGTCGCTGGGACGTCCAGCGAGCGAAGCGAGCGGTTTCACCGTCAACGCAGAGCACTGCCGAGCCTGTCATCGCTGTGCTCCGACCGACACCGAACTCGCGGCGTCGCCGCGAGTTCGGCCGTTTTTCCCACGTTTTTGCAAGGAACGGTTCGCGCGCCGCGAAACGGCGACGCGAACCCGACGCAGTAAAAAGTGGATTCTAGTCCATCGCGATATACGTCTGGGTGCCTTCGACGCCGTCGACGCCTTGGATGTGGGTGGCGGCCACGTCCTTGACTTCGGCGGGGCTTCCGACGACGACTTTCGCGATGAGGTCCACGTCTCCCGCGACGATGTGGACCTCCTCGACGCCGTCGACGGCTTCGATTTCGTTCTTCAGGCGGTCGGCGTCTCCGGTGTGGGCTTTGACCATGACGTATGCAGTAACCATCGTTATGCACCTCCGAGTGCGGTTGCGCGACCCGCGTCGCCGACGACGATACTCCGGACGTCGGCGAGCGTGTCGAAGTCGGCGAGGATGACCACGTGGTCACCCAGTTCGAGCGTTTCGTCGGGGTTGGGGACCGTCAGCGGGTCCTCACCTTTCCCGTGGGCGAGCAGTTCGGCGTTGGCGGGCAGTTCGAGTTCCGACAGCGAGTACCCGTTCATCGGCGAGGAGTCGGTGATAGTGAACTCCACCAGTTGGAGGTGTTGTGCGATGTCGGCGACGGCGCGGATGTTCCCGCCCAACAGGGCGTTCTTCGCGGCGATAGCGCCGAGTCGTTCCGGGTAGATGACCTCGTCGACTTCCGAGGCGTAGCGGCGGTAAATCTCCTCGCGGTAGTCCTCGTCGATGCGCATCACTGTCCGACAGCCGTGTTCTTTCGCGATCATGCAGGCGACGAAGTTGTCGTTCAGGTCGCCGGTGAGCGCCCCGAGTGCGTCGGCGGATTCGAGGTCGGCGGCCCCCAGCGTCTCTTCGAGCGCGCCGTCGCCCTCGATGACCTCGAACCCGGCGGTGCGGGCGCGCTCGATGGCCTGTTCGTCGGCCTCGATGAGGACGACCTCGTGACCGCTCTCTTGGAGGACGCGCGCGGTCCGGAGGCCGACGCGTCCTGCACCCACGATAACAAATCGCATGTGAACCTATACACGGTGGTGGTGAATAAAAGTATCCCGCCCGCGCCGCGGGCCGATGTGACGGACGGAAGTCGAATTGCACGCAATCCCGCCGCCCGTCCGAGCGCCGGAGTGGTCAAGCGCGCGAAACTTTTTGTCTGTTTGGTACGTCATGTCACAGTATGGTAACGGCATTCATCATGATAAAGACCGTCGCGGGGAAGTCAGAGGACCTCCTCGCGGCGGTCAGGGAGTCCGAGGGGATTACCGAGGCGCACATCGTCGCCGGGCAGTACGACATCATCGCCGAAGCCAGCGGCGAGGAAGTGTACGACGTGATGCACTCGGTGGCGACGCGCGTCCGCGACTTGGAGGGGGTGGCCGATACGCGGACCTACATCTGTCTGGAGTGACTTCCGACACGGCAAAGAGCGTCGACGCCCTACCGCCGGTATGGTCAGCGTCCTCGCTATCGTCGGACTGCTCGTCATCGTGCTGGTGAACAGCGCCGTGACGGCACTCATGACACGCTTTTTCCGCGTCCGGATGAACACGCGGTGGGGCGGCTTCCTCTACTCCGTCTTGCTCTGTCCGTTCGCGATGTTCGTCCTGTTCATGGTGTTCGCCGTCCTCGGATTCGGCGGCGGCCTCGACCTCAGCACGAACGTCGCGGTACTGACGGCCATCGTCGTCCCCCTCGCCGTCGGGATGACCTTCGACTACGTGTGGATGCCGTCGCCCGACGAACTCCCGACGCCGACGAACTGACTCACAGGCGGTCGAGAATCGCCGTTTTCACGCGGTCGTACACGTCGTCGGGGTCGGCGGCGGCGTCGACCCGGACGAATCGCTCGGGTTCCGCCTCGATGAGTCGCTCGTAGTTCTCGCGCACGTCGGCCAGATAGTCGGCCGCCTCGAACTTGTTCGTCGCGCCGCTTCGGCGGGCCGCCGCTTCCGGGTCGAGGTCCAGATAGACCGTCAGGTCCGGCGGTCGGGTCCACGGCGCGTGGACCTCGCGGATGTAGGTCAGCGGGTCCTCGAACCGGTCGGTCGCGGCGAGCGTCGCCCCCTGGTAGGCGTAGCGCGAGTCGGAGTAGCGGTCCGAGACGACGAGTCGACCCTCGGCGAGGGCGGGCCGGACCGTGTCGGCGAGGTGGGCGGCGTGGTCGGCGGTGTAGAGAAACAGTTCCGCCACCGAGTCGGCGCCGTCGTCGTCGATGGAGCGCTGGACCGCCTCGCCGTACCAACTGTTCGTGGGTTCGCGGGTGAACACGGCGTCGTCTGGGAGGGCGGCGTCGGCCTGCAGTCGCTCCCGAGCGGTCGTCTTTCCGCTCCCGTCGAGTCCTTCGAGCGTGACGAGCATACCCGAGCGTCGGCGTGGGGGTACGTAAGCGCCCCGGAGCGGCCGAACCAAACTGGTTGCGCCATACCTTTACGGTGGCTGGCGGCGAAAAAAGCGGTATGGACGTACTCGTCGTCGGCGGGACCGGATTTGTCGGACAGTACCTGTGTCGAGAACTCGACGACCGCGGCCACGAGGTGACCGCGCTGTCGCGGAACCCACACGACGCCGACCTCCCGACGGGCGTGACCCGCAAGGAGGGCGACGTGACCGACTACGACAGCATCGAAGGGGCCTTCGAGGGGAAAGACGCCGCCGTCTTCCTCCCCGCACTCACCCCGCTGTTCGAACCCGACGGCGGCAACGAGATGCACGACGTGGTCCACTATCAGGGGACGAAAAACGCCCTCCGGGCCGCCGAGGAACACGGCGTCACTCGGTTCCTCCAGATGAGCGCGCTCGGCGCGGACCCGAACGGCCCCACCCACTATCTCCGCGCGAAGGGGAAAGCCGAGGAGGCGGTCAGGGATTCGGACCGCGAGTGGGTCGTCTTCCGGCCCTCCATCGTCTTCGGCGACGGCGACGAGTTCGGCTACTTCACGAAGCGCCTGAAGCAGATATTCGCGCCCGGCGTTCCGCTGTACCCGCTCCCCGGCGGCGGCGAGAAGGCCCACTTCCAACTCATCTGGGTGAAGGACCTCGTCCCGATGTTGGCCGACGCCCTCGAGGACGACGAACACGTCGGACAGACCTACGAGGTCGGCGGTCCCGAGGTGCTGTCCCTGCGGGCGGCCACGGAACTCGTCTACGAGGCCGAAGGGAAATCCGTCACCATCGTCCCCCTCCCGATGCCGCTGGCGAAAGTCGGCCTGCCCGTCCTGGGCGCACTCGGATTCCCGATGGGCGGCGACCAGTACGAGGGACTCGATTTCGACAACACCCCCAGCCACAACGACATCGACGCGTTCGGTGTCGACCCCGACTCGATGAAGACGTACGGGGAGTATCTGGGCGTCGCGTAGGCCACGCGCTCGACGCCCGATTCGGAACGGGTATGCAGAGATGATTTCACCGCCGATAGTGACGGTTAGTGGACGTGGTCGTGAGACCGACAGGTCTCAGTCTATGAGAGGACGCCTGTCGCCCGCCCTGACGGGGATAACAACTGCATACCATCAGTAATATTTGATTACTCGAGGTCAATCTCACGGCCGAGATTTGGGCAAAACACTTATACGCGCATTCCTGCTTATGCCTTTTAAGCGGAGTACCCTCAAATGAAACTCGCGATGATCGGCTTCGGGCAGGCCGGTGGTAAAATCGTGGACAAATTCCTCGAGTACGACCAGAATACGAACTCGGGAATCGTCCGCTCTGCCGTGGCGGTCAACACGGCCAAAGCCGACCTGCTCGGACTGAACCAGATCCCGGAACAGAATCGAGTGCTCATCGGACAGGCCCGCGTGAAGGGCCACGGGGTGGGCGCAGACAACGAACTCGGCGCGGAAATCGCCGAAGAAGATATCGACGAGATTCAGGGTGCTATCGACAACATACCCGTCCACGAAGTCGACGCGTTCCTCGTCGTCGCTGGCCTCGGCGGCGGGACCGGGTCCGGCGGTTCGCCGGTCATCGCGAAACACCTGAAGCGCATCTACACCGAACCCGTCTACGGACTCGGCGTCCTCCCCGGCAGCGACGAGGGTGGCATCTACACCCTGAACGCGGCCCGGTCGTTCCAGACGTTCGTCCGGGAAGTGGACAACCTGATGGTGTTCGACAACGACGCGTGGCGCAAGACCGGCGAGTCCGTCGAAGGCGGCTACGACCACATCAACGAGGAAATCGTTCGCCGCTTCGGCGTCCTCTTCGGGGCCGGTGAAGTGGAGGCGGGCGACAACATCGCCGAGAGCGTCGTCGACTCCTCGGAGATCATCAACACGCTGGACGGCGGCGGCGTTTCCACCGTCGGCTACGCCTCCGAGGAGGTCGAACGCTCCTCGAACGGCGGCGGCCTGCTCTCGCGGTTCAAGGGCGACGACGGCGGCGACGACGGGATGGACACCGCCAACACGACCAACCGCATCACGTCGCTGGTCCGGAAGGCCGCGCTCGGCCGACTCACGCTCCCCTGTGAAATCGAAGGGGCCGAGCGCGCGCTCCTCGTCATGGCTGGCCCGCCCGAACACCTGAATCGGAAAGGCATCGAGCGCGGCCGCAAGTGGCTGGAGGAGCAGACCGGGTCGATGGAGGTCCGGGGCGGCGACTACCCGACGAACGCGCCGAAAGTCGCCGCGTCCATCCTGCTGGCTGGCGTCCACAACGTTCCGCGCATCAAGGAACTGCAGCAGGTCGCCATCGAAGCCCAAGACAACATCGACGACATCCGCCAGCAAAGCGAAGATAACTTGGAGCAGTTGGTAGAAGACGACGAAGATGAACTTGACCCACTGTTCTAAGGGAACCATCGCCCTCCTCTGTGTGGCCGGGTTGCTCGCCTTCGCAGGCACGGCGAGTGCTTTCACCATCTCGGCCGAGGGCGTTCCCTCCGACGCTGCCGTCGGCGACGAGGTGACGGTGACCTACACCATCGACGACCCGTTCACTGACACGTCCAACGAGTGGACGCTGCAGGGACAGACCCAACTGCAGGACGTGAGTTGGACCGTCACCGTCCTGCGGGCGGGGAGTCAGGTCAGCCAAGCGACCTACGGCGGCCAGAACTTTTCGCAGGCGCTGGACATCGACAACAACGGCGACCAGGTGACCGTCGAACTCACCGGGACGACGCCCGAAGTCGAGAACTACACCTACCAGCCAGAGGAGCAGTTCCGCGTCGCTAGCCTGACCCGCGTCAGCGGCAACAACGAAGAGGAGTTCCAGAACGACACCGCCCACCACTACACCGCCGACAGTCGCGAGGCCCGACAGGCCATCGACGACGCGCAGGCGGCCATCGACGCGGCGGGCGGCAACAGCGAGGCCGAGCAACTGCTCGACAGCGCCGTCTCCTCCTACGAGAACGGCAACTTCCAGAACGCAATCGACCTCGCCGAGCAGTCCCAGAACACGGCCCAACAGGCCCAGCAGAGCCAGCAGACGACCCAGACGCTCCTGCTGGCCGGTGGCGCATTGGTCGTCCTCCTCCTGCTTGGTGGCGGCGGCTACTACCTCTACACCCAGACGCAGGGTGACGACTACAGCAAACTGTAATGCGCGTCGTCGTCCCCGTCTCGGGGTCGGACCCCAAAACGCGGCTTTCCTCCGTTCTCACGGCCGACGAGCGCCGCGAGTTCACCGAGGCGATGCTCGCGGACGTGCTGTCGGCGCTCGATACCGCTGGCCACGCTCCCGAAGTCGTCGCCACCGCGCCGGTCGACGCCGACGCGCCGGTAGCCGTCGACGACCGACCGCTGGACTCGCTGGTCAACGGCCTGCTTGCCGCCGAGGACGGGGCGCTGGCGGTGGTGATGGCGGACCTCCCCTTGCTCACGCCCGACGCCGTCGGCCGCCTGTTCGCGCCCGACGCGGACGTGGTGTTGGCCCCGGGACTCGGCGGCGGGACGAACGCGTTCGTCTGTCGCCACCCCGACTTTCGAGTCGACTACCACGGCGCGTCGATACGCGACCACCGACGCATCGCTGACGAGGTGGGGGGAACGCTCGCGGAAGTCGACTCGCGGGTGCTGGCGACCGACATCGACGAACCGGCCGACCTCGCGGAAGTGCTGTTGCACGGTGACGGCGTCGCCGCCGATTGGTTGATTGACGCGGGCTTCGAGTTGGCCCTTGACGACGGCCGGGTCGGCATCACCCGTGAGTGAACCCTTTTAGTCGTCCGGCACGCACCCGCGAACGTGATTCCCGGGGCCGACGCGTACGGTATCGACCTGTCTCTGTCCGAGGACGACGTGGAGCGACTGCTTTCGGTGACCCCAGCAGACGTTTCGGCGGCCGAGGAACTCTCGTACTGTCGGAACGTGTTCGTCCCGCTGACGACGGCCTGCCGGTACACCTGCACCTACTGCACGTACTACGACCCGCCGGGACAGGCCACGCTGATGACGCCCGCGGAGATACGCGAGACGTGCCGCGAGGGGGCCGCCGCGGGGTGTACGGAGGCGCTCTTTACCTTCGGCGACGACCCCGACGACCGCTACACCGAACTGTACGCCCAACTCTCGGAGTTGGGCCACGACACCATCCACGAGTACCTCCGCGAGGCCTGCGAAATCGCGCTCGAAGAGGGGTTGCTCCCGCACGCCAACCCCGGCGACCAGACGCGCGAGCAGATGGAGACGGTGGCGGACCTCAACGCCTCGATGGGCGTGATGCTGGAGACGACGGCCGAGGTGCAGGCCCACGGCGGCCCGCGTGCCAAGAACCCCGGCCAGCGACTCGCGACGATTCGGACCGCGGGGGAACTCGGCGTGCCCTTCACGACGGGCATCCTCGTCGGCCTCGGTGAAGACTGGCGGGACCGCGCCGAGAGCGTCCTCGCCATCCGGGAGATGCACGAACGGTACGGCCACGTACAGGAGGTCATCGTCCAACCGGTCGTCGAGAACGAGCGCTGGCGGGACGGCTCGCCGGACCTCGCGACGATGCGGCGCGTGACGGCGATGGCCCGCGCGGGACTGCCCGAGGAGGTGTCGGTTCAGGTCCCGCCGAACCTCGCGCCCGCCCGGGAGTTAACCGACTGCGGCATCGACGACCTCGGCGGCGTCTCGCCGGTGACCGTCGACCACATCAACCCCGAGTACGAGTGGCCCGCCCTGCGGGAACTGCGGGCCGTCGCCGACGCCGCCGAGGTTCCGCTCAGGGAACGCCTGCCGGTGTACGAGCGCTTCGCCGACGACGGGTGGCTCACCCCGCCCATCGAGGCCGCAATCGACGCGGACGACGGGGCGGGGCGGCGGTTCCGCGCGGTCCTCGAACGCGGCGAAAACCCGGTGACTATCTGAGCGCGGGACGCCTATCCCCCGATATTTGGGAGGTATTCCGGAACCACCTAGTCAGCTAGGCAGTACATATTTCCCCACCGGGGACCATGTCTGTTCATGCCAGGGCGTGCCTCTGACAGCCTCCCTGGCGGCAGTCACACGGCGGGGACGGGTCTCCGTGCCTGCCTATCAGATTCCTGTCGAAATCGACGCGGAGTGCCGACGCCGTTGGTCGGTCAGTCCAACAGCGGCGTCCCGTCGGCCCGCGGTCCGAGTTCCGGCCCGACCACGGCCGACTCCGGGTCGACGACGCGGCGTTGCTCGTAGTCGGTCGACCGCTCGACCGGCGTCCGACCGATGGCCGTAATCATGTCCGTGTACTCGCGGAACGACCGGAACTCCCCGTAGCCGCCACCGGCGCGCTTCGTTATCTCCTCGGAGAGGATGGTGCCCATGAAGTCGTCGGCCCCGCAGGTGAGCAGTTTCAGACCGCGGGCGTCCCCGTACTTCACCCACGAGGACTGGACGTGGTCGACGTTGTCCAAGAAGAGTCGCCCGACGGCGATCATCAGTTCGTCTTCGGCGGGACTGGCCCCGCCGTCGACCATCCCGCGCTCGAACAGCGGCGTCTCCTCGTGGACGAACGAGAGCGGGACGAACTCCGTTATCGCGCCGGTTCGGTCCTGTAGCTCACGAATCTTTTCGAGATGGAGCACGCGGTGCATCTCGTTTTCGACGTGGCCGTACATGATAGTCGAGGTGAGGCCGAGGCCGACGCTGGCGGCGGCCTCCATCGCGTCAAGCCACTCGCCCGTGTCGATTTTTCCGGGGCAGATGACCGACCGAACCTCGTCGACGAGAATTTCGGCGGCCGTTCCGGGGACGCTGTCGAGGC
This window encodes:
- a CDS encoding DUF7344 domain-containing protein, whose product is MDDDSTADEETLSVTHPAASDVSLPPREVLSLDYVYDALGHPRRRYLCYTLLEDTEWTLEELATKVAAWERDVPEQEVPPTSYEKAYASLYHAHVPKLVDDDIVTFEECTETIRPGPHAEQVLSALLGMGASVDANQEEHARSDMTDE
- a CDS encoding HalOD1 output domain-containing protein, with the protein product MNERDDGVPDRDRHGGVPDHDVPSAWRQTAQRHYDPEEGTEFVTEIVAAIAAAREVGLHEVKSPPLYECIDAPALERTFFESPAHRFQYEDGAVEFRYAEFLVRVQNDGWITVFAAGEDAS
- a CDS encoding DUF5813 family protein gives rise to the protein MTDLPDDVRETFDRRDGFVPDGDGYALETTRFDGRVTASEGETWATNYAVTVRAPSLQASTADEVGPAVRDGWFETFERRLEDAPKATRVAVELDEYTVERDGEDVLVTYRFSLGGEREAADAAKAFVEYVEGTYVEGIVPGYDYVGTVAELMNSASTGGSEGTRGGTPL
- a CDS encoding Lrp/AsnC family transcriptional regulator — its product is MVTAYVMVKAHTGDADRLKNEIEAVDGVEEVHIVAGDVDLIAKVVVGSPAEVKDVAATHIQGVDGVEGTQTYIAMD
- a CDS encoding potassium channel family protein; amino-acid sequence: MRFVIVGAGRVGLRTARVLQESGHEVVLIEADEQAIERARTAGFEVIEGDGALEETLGAADLESADALGALTGDLNDNFVACMIAKEHGCRTVMRIDEDYREEIYRRYASEVDEVIYPERLGAIAAKNALLGGNIRAVADIAQHLQLVEFTITDSSPMNGYSLSELELPANAELLAHGKGEDPLTVPNPDETLELGDHVVILADFDTLADVRSIVVGDAGRATALGGA
- a CDS encoding Lrp/AsnC family transcriptional regulator, whose amino-acid sequence is MVTAFIMIKTVAGKSEDLLAAVRESEGITEAHIVAGQYDIIAEASGEEVYDVMHSVATRVRDLEGVADTRTYICLE
- the tmk gene encoding dTMP kinase, with protein sequence MLVTLEGLDGSGKTTARERLQADAALPDDAVFTREPTNSWYGEAVQRSIDDDGADSVAELFLYTADHAAHLADTVRPALAEGRLVVSDRYSDSRYAYQGATLAATDRFEDPLTYIREVHAPWTRPPDLTVYLDLDPEAAARRSGATNKFEAADYLADVRENYERLIEAEPERFVRVDAAADPDDVYDRVKTAILDRL
- a CDS encoding complex I NDUFA9 subunit family protein — protein: MDVLVVGGTGFVGQYLCRELDDRGHEVTALSRNPHDADLPTGVTRKEGDVTDYDSIEGAFEGKDAAVFLPALTPLFEPDGGNEMHDVVHYQGTKNALRAAEEHGVTRFLQMSALGADPNGPTHYLRAKGKAEEAVRDSDREWVVFRPSIVFGDGDEFGYFTKRLKQIFAPGVPLYPLPGGGEKAHFQLIWVKDLVPMLADALEDDEHVGQTYEVGGPEVLSLRAATELVYEAEGKSVTIVPLPMPLAKVGLPVLGALGFPMGGDQYEGLDFDNTPSHNDIDAFGVDPDSMKTYGEYLGVA
- a CDS encoding tubulin/FtsZ family protein encodes the protein MKLAMIGFGQAGGKIVDKFLEYDQNTNSGIVRSAVAVNTAKADLLGLNQIPEQNRVLIGQARVKGHGVGADNELGAEIAEEDIDEIQGAIDNIPVHEVDAFLVVAGLGGGTGSGGSPVIAKHLKRIYTEPVYGLGVLPGSDEGGIYTLNAARSFQTFVREVDNLMVFDNDAWRKTGESVEGGYDHINEEIVRRFGVLFGAGEVEAGDNIAESVVDSSEIINTLDGGGVSTVGYASEEVERSSNGGGLLSRFKGDDGGDDGMDTANTTNRITSLVRKAALGRLTLPCEIEGAERALLVMAGPPEHLNRKGIERGRKWLEEQTGSMEVRGGDYPTNAPKVAASILLAGVHNVPRIKELQQVAIEAQDNIDDIRQQSEDNLEQLVEDDEDELDPLF
- the cofC gene encoding 2-phospho-L-lactate guanylyltransferase, giving the protein MRVVVPVSGSDPKTRLSSVLTADERREFTEAMLADVLSALDTAGHAPEVVATAPVDADAPVAVDDRPLDSLVNGLLAAEDGALAVVMADLPLLTPDAVGRLFAPDADVVLAPGLGGGTNAFVCRHPDFRVDYHGASIRDHRRIADEVGGTLAEVDSRVLATDIDEPADLAEVLLHGDGVAADWLIDAGFELALDDGRVGITRE
- the cofG gene encoding 7,8-didemethyl-8-hydroxy-5-deazariboflavin synthase subunit CofG — encoded protein: MIPGADAYGIDLSLSEDDVERLLSVTPADVSAAEELSYCRNVFVPLTTACRYTCTYCTYYDPPGQATLMTPAEIRETCREGAAAGCTEALFTFGDDPDDRYTELYAQLSELGHDTIHEYLREACEIALEEGLLPHANPGDQTREQMETVADLNASMGVMLETTAEVQAHGGPRAKNPGQRLATIRTAGELGVPFTTGILVGLGEDWRDRAESVLAIREMHERYGHVQEVIVQPVVENERWRDGSPDLATMRRVTAMARAGLPEEVSVQVPPNLAPARELTDCGIDDLGGVSPVTVDHINPEYEWPALRELRAVADAAEVPLRERLPVYERFADDGWLTPPIEAAIDADDGAGRRFRAVLERGENPVTI